The following proteins are co-located in the Micromonospora coriariae genome:
- a CDS encoding GroES family chaperonin, with the protein MTADQDLDAGLPIRLLHDRVLVRMEGSEGERRSTAGIVIPATAAVGKRLAWATAVGVGPNVRAIVSGDRVLFDPDDRSEVELHGRGYVLLRERDVHAVAAERIENDSTGLYL; encoded by the coding sequence GTGACCGCAGACCAGGATCTCGACGCCGGCCTGCCGATCCGCCTCCTGCACGACCGCGTGCTGGTGCGGATGGAGGGCAGCGAGGGCGAGCGCCGCTCCACCGCCGGCATCGTCATCCCGGCCACCGCCGCGGTCGGCAAGCGCCTCGCCTGGGCCACCGCCGTCGGGGTGGGGCCGAACGTCCGCGCCATCGTCTCCGGCGACCGGGTGCTCTTCGACCCGGACGACCGCTCCGAGGTCGAGCTGCACGGTCGCGGGTACGTGCTGCTGCGGGAGCGGGACGTGCACGCCGTGGCCGCCGAGCGGATCGAGAACGACTCCACCGGCCTCTACCTCTGA
- a CDS encoding AI-2E family transporter codes for MSRFERVRGRLRRAYQSGRESVRADRSAPSDGSETRVATPAVPGPAAPPSATVVGAAPPADVHSSTASRDDADVPHGLRIAAAWCWRLIVIGVVAWALLRIVGTIKIVIIPLAIALLLSALLAPAVGWLLRARLPRSLATAVVLVGGLVGVIGTLTLVVNEFIQGAPELSEKSSQGVRQIQNWLKTGPLHLSDTQLDRYIDEAQDWINSNTSDLTSGALSTAATLAEVLTGTLLVLFATFFFLRDGNRIWRFLVRLLPVAARWKVDDAGRASWHTLGAYVRATVLVAFIDAVGIGIFLVIFDVPFAFPLAALVFLGAFIPIVGAALSGVVAVLVALVDSGPVTALIILGAVIGVQQVEGHVLQPLIMGRAVAIHPLAVIIGIAAGVVLAGITGALVSVPLIAVLNTAVRRLAARTVPDTPPDAVVVAAQAP; via the coding sequence TTGAGCCGCTTCGAGCGGGTACGCGGGCGGCTCCGCCGCGCCTACCAGTCGGGACGGGAGTCGGTACGCGCCGATCGGAGCGCGCCCAGCGACGGCTCGGAGACCCGGGTGGCCACACCCGCCGTGCCGGGGCCGGCCGCGCCGCCGTCGGCCACGGTCGTCGGCGCGGCACCTCCGGCGGACGTGCACAGCTCGACGGCGAGCCGCGACGACGCGGACGTCCCGCACGGGCTGCGGATCGCCGCCGCCTGGTGCTGGCGGCTGATCGTGATCGGCGTGGTGGCCTGGGCGCTGCTCCGGATCGTCGGCACCATCAAGATCGTGATCATCCCGCTGGCCATCGCCCTGCTGCTCTCGGCGTTGCTCGCACCGGCGGTGGGCTGGCTGCTGCGGGCCCGGCTTCCCCGGTCGCTGGCGACGGCGGTGGTGCTGGTCGGCGGCCTGGTGGGAGTGATCGGCACGCTGACCCTGGTGGTCAACGAGTTCATCCAGGGGGCGCCGGAGCTGAGCGAGAAGTCCTCGCAGGGCGTCCGGCAGATCCAGAACTGGCTGAAGACGGGTCCCCTGCACCTCTCCGACACCCAGCTCGACCGCTACATCGACGAGGCGCAGGACTGGATCAACTCCAACACCTCGGATCTCACCAGCGGTGCGCTGAGCACCGCGGCGACGCTGGCTGAGGTGCTGACCGGCACGCTGCTGGTGCTCTTCGCGACGTTCTTCTTCCTGCGCGACGGCAACCGGATCTGGCGCTTCCTGGTCCGGCTGCTGCCGGTGGCCGCCCGCTGGAAGGTCGACGACGCCGGCCGCGCCTCCTGGCACACGCTCGGCGCCTACGTCCGGGCAACCGTGCTGGTGGCCTTCATCGACGCGGTGGGCATCGGCATCTTCCTGGTCATCTTCGACGTCCCGTTCGCCTTCCCGCTGGCCGCGCTGGTATTCCTCGGCGCGTTCATCCCGATCGTCGGTGCGGCGCTCTCCGGTGTCGTGGCGGTGCTGGTGGCGCTGGTGGACAGCGGCCCGGTCACCGCGTTGATCATCCTCGGTGCGGTGATCGGGGTGCAGCAGGTGGAGGGGCACGTGCTCCAGCCGCTGATCATGGGCCGGGCGGTGGCCATCCACCCGCTCGCGGTGATCATCGGCATCGCCGCCGGCGTGGTGCTCGCCGGGATCACCGGTGCCCTGGTGTCCGTGCCGCTGATCGCGGTGCTGAACACCGCGGTCCGCCGGCTGGCCGCCCGGACGGTCCCCGACACCCCGCCCGACGCCGTCGTCGTCGCCGCGCAGGCTCCCTGA
- a CDS encoding ATP-dependent DNA helicase, whose protein sequence is MGAARVGRGGYRRTVTPPRTATGSATPSARAGSRRRGARPSGAELLAAAVGAVPGGAARPGQQEMTTAIEECVTSGEHLLVQAGTGTGKSLAYLAPALTVDGPVVVSTATLALQSQLVDHDLPRMADAVEPLLGRRPTFAVLKGRHHYLCLARLDNSTADEPEDTLFDAPATRPGGGTKWLGEAGRLGKQVERLRDWAEKTATGDRDELDPGVDDQAWRLVSMPARECVGATRCPFGAECFAEASRARAREADIVVTNHSLLAVDMLADRHIVPPHKLLIVDEAHELADRVSSAAQAELVPELIDRSTRRARPLLRPETAEALTAAGDALAVGLAEAPAGRLTAGLPAPLREACTLLDAATRAALDAIGDVKSDDPDPVRKQQAKAVLDELSTTAQRLLEEADHDVAWVEKNDSGSRRALVVAPLSVAGTLATHLYDERTVVATSATLALGGRFDTVARALGLDAPPVPASPAAASLAARTGPGRPAAETPGRRLADAATVPATEGPGWRSLDVGSPFDYARQGILYVAAHLPRPSVSGLPEAAGEELLALVEALGGRTLGLFSSRRAAQQAAELLRARTDLPVLLQGEEALPLLVRRFREERSSCLFGVMSLWQGVDVPGDACQLVVIDRLPFPRPDEPLAAARAAAVDAGGGSGFAAVSVPIAAVRLAQGVGRLIRATGDRGVVAVLDSRLETARGYGPFLRRSLPPFWYTTRPEVARGALQRLAGS, encoded by the coding sequence ATGGGCGCAGCCCGTGTCGGCCGCGGCGGGTACCGTCGCACGGTGACTCCGCCCCGCACCGCCACCGGTTCCGCCACCCCCTCGGCCCGTGCCGGGAGCCGGCGACGGGGCGCGCGACCCAGCGGGGCGGAGCTGCTCGCGGCGGCGGTCGGCGCGGTGCCCGGCGGCGCGGCGCGCCCCGGCCAGCAGGAGATGACCACCGCGATCGAGGAGTGCGTGACCAGCGGCGAGCACCTGCTGGTCCAGGCGGGCACCGGCACCGGCAAGTCGCTGGCCTACCTCGCGCCGGCGCTCACCGTGGACGGCCCGGTGGTGGTCTCCACCGCCACCCTGGCATTGCAGTCCCAGCTGGTCGACCACGACCTGCCGCGAATGGCCGACGCGGTCGAGCCGCTTCTCGGCCGCCGACCAACCTTCGCGGTGCTCAAGGGCCGCCACCACTACCTCTGCCTGGCCCGGCTGGACAACTCCACAGCCGACGAGCCGGAGGACACTCTCTTCGACGCTCCGGCCACCCGCCCGGGCGGCGGGACGAAGTGGCTCGGCGAGGCGGGTCGGCTGGGCAAACAGGTCGAGCGGCTGCGCGACTGGGCGGAGAAGACCGCCACCGGCGACCGGGACGAACTGGACCCGGGCGTCGACGACCAGGCCTGGCGGTTGGTGTCGATGCCGGCCCGGGAGTGCGTCGGGGCGACCCGGTGCCCGTTCGGGGCGGAGTGCTTCGCCGAGGCGTCCCGGGCCCGGGCCCGGGAGGCCGACATCGTGGTGACCAACCACAGCCTGCTCGCCGTCGACATGCTGGCCGACCGGCACATCGTGCCGCCGCACAAGCTGCTGATCGTGGACGAGGCACACGAGCTGGCCGACCGGGTCTCCTCGGCGGCCCAGGCGGAGCTGGTGCCGGAGTTGATCGACCGGTCCACCCGGCGGGCCCGTCCGCTGCTGCGGCCGGAGACCGCCGAGGCGCTCACCGCGGCCGGCGACGCCCTCGCGGTCGGCTTGGCCGAGGCGCCCGCCGGGCGCCTCACCGCCGGGCTGCCGGCGCCGTTGCGGGAGGCGTGCACGCTGCTCGACGCGGCCACCCGCGCCGCGCTGGACGCGATCGGCGACGTCAAGTCCGACGATCCGGACCCGGTTCGCAAGCAGCAGGCCAAGGCGGTGCTGGACGAGCTCTCCACTACCGCGCAGCGGCTGCTGGAGGAGGCCGATCACGACGTGGCCTGGGTGGAGAAGAACGACAGCGGCAGCCGGCGGGCGCTGGTGGTCGCGCCGCTGTCGGTGGCCGGCACCCTCGCCACCCACCTGTACGACGAGCGCACAGTGGTCGCCACCTCCGCCACCCTGGCGCTGGGCGGCCGGTTCGACACGGTGGCCCGCGCCCTCGGGCTGGACGCGCCACCGGTCCCGGCGTCCCCGGCCGCCGCCTCGCTGGCCGCCCGCACCGGCCCGGGCCGCCCGGCCGCCGAGACGCCGGGGCGCCGGCTGGCCGACGCCGCCACCGTTCCGGCGACCGAAGGGCCGGGTTGGCGGTCGCTGGATGTGGGGTCGCCGTTCGACTACGCCCGGCAGGGCATCCTGTACGTCGCGGCGCACCTGCCCCGGCCCAGCGTCTCCGGGCTTCCCGAGGCGGCCGGAGAGGAGCTGCTCGCGCTGGTCGAGGCGCTCGGTGGTCGTACTCTCGGGCTCTTCTCCTCGCGGCGGGCCGCGCAGCAGGCGGCGGAGCTGCTGCGCGCGCGGACCGACCTGCCGGTGCTGCTGCAGGGTGAGGAGGCGCTGCCGCTGCTGGTCCGCCGGTTCCGCGAGGAGCGTTCCAGCTGCCTGTTCGGCGTGATGTCGCTCTGGCAGGGGGTGGACGTGCCGGGCGACGCCTGTCAGCTCGTGGTCATCGACCGGCTGCCCTTTCCGCGGCCGGACGAGCCGCTGGCGGCGGCGCGCGCGGCGGCCGTGGACGCGGGCGGCGGTTCGGGTTTCGCGGCGGTCAGCGTGCCGATCGCGGCGGTCCGGCTGGCCCAGGGCGTGGGCCGGTTGATCAGGGCGACCGGTGACCGGGGGGTGGTCGCCGTGCTCGACTCCCGGCTGGAGACCGCCCGCGGCTACGGGCCGTTCCTGCGTCGCTCGCTGCCGCCGTTCTGGTACACCACCCGTCCTGAGGTGGCCCGCGGCGCGCTGCAACGCCTCGCCGGCTCCTGA
- a CDS encoding DUF402 domain-containing protein, with amino-acid sequence MPSDVVRVIYRKYDGSAHRDYPARRLAEDDLGIWLGVPVGTESVYHGRPSVERIPFVLLVPHHAWWTGMFNPPPRTSEVYCDIATPAHWESEDVVHLIDLDLDVVRRRATGLVELLDEDEFAEHRARYGYPEDVVVEAEAAARWLFGALGDGSEPFATSYRKWLALVV; translated from the coding sequence ATGCCGAGCGACGTGGTCCGAGTGATCTACCGCAAGTACGACGGCAGCGCCCACCGTGACTACCCGGCCCGCCGGCTCGCCGAGGACGACCTCGGCATCTGGCTCGGCGTGCCGGTCGGCACCGAGTCGGTCTACCACGGCCGCCCGTCGGTGGAGAGGATCCCGTTCGTCCTGCTGGTGCCGCACCACGCCTGGTGGACGGGGATGTTCAACCCGCCACCGCGGACCAGCGAGGTCTACTGCGACATCGCGACCCCGGCCCACTGGGAGTCCGAGGACGTCGTCCACCTGATCGACCTGGACCTGGACGTGGTCCGGCGCCGCGCCACCGGTCTGGTGGAGCTGCTCGACGAGGACGAGTTCGCTGAGCACCGGGCCCGTTACGGCTACCCGGAGGACGTGGTGGTCGAGGCCGAGGCGGCGGCCCGCTGGCTGTTCGGCGCGCTCGGCGACGGCAGCGAGCCGTTCGCCACCTCCTACCGCAAGTGGCTGGCCCTGGTGGTCTGA